The following are encoded together in the Desulfococcus multivorans genome:
- a CDS encoding class I adenylate-forming enzyme family protein, which yields MNFSKYAAINARHHSNKICLIERTPSIEKRRTLTWKQFNDAINRVANYLAKECGVKDGDKIMHLQNNSLEWLITYFAIIRLGAIVVPLNFRFESADVLYAAEVCNPQVFLLGSEFLKVVQPIQQKLETIRKYICIGDTVPDDMIDYAKVDAYDDSSDAMVDVADHHDLAMMFTSGTTGKPKPVMHTHFSMKNTAAGNGMSYFVEKNDNYLIFLPLFHSGTMFLWAPFYATGATGTILREFNNARYIFDALAEEKCTDTLFVVPIAIMALNAIDDGTINLADYDLSAWRYMEIGAQPVPFDIMKKLVETLPCGVSNIYGITEGGGGGLFNLYPEDVLKKPGSIGKPTYGVEAKIIDWDGSELPSGSVGELLFSTERMMKEYHGNPEMTAATIQDGWLRTGDLLKTDEEGFYYIVDRMKDMITSGGENIFPVEIEDALMDHPDIEDVACIGYPDDRLVEIVLAVVQLKAGKKMTEAELIEYAKSKIATYKAPRKVIFDEIPRSATGKVMKPVLREKYTGRREAFKQLA from the coding sequence GTGAACTTCTCTAAATATGCCGCCATAAACGCTCGTCACCATTCCAACAAGATTTGCCTTATTGAGCGAACTCCCTCGATTGAAAAACGAAGGACGCTCACCTGGAAGCAGTTTAATGACGCCATCAACCGCGTTGCCAATTATCTGGCCAAGGAATGTGGCGTCAAAGACGGTGATAAGATCATGCACCTTCAAAACAACTCTCTTGAATGGCTGATTACCTATTTTGCCATCATTCGCCTGGGGGCAATCGTCGTGCCCCTGAATTTCAGGTTTGAAAGCGCCGATGTGTTGTATGCAGCGGAAGTTTGTAACCCCCAGGTTTTTCTCCTCGGCTCCGAGTTTTTAAAGGTGGTGCAGCCAATTCAGCAAAAACTTGAAACAATCCGAAAGTATATCTGCATCGGCGATACCGTTCCTGATGATATGATCGACTATGCAAAAGTAGATGCATACGATGATTCCTCGGATGCAATGGTCGATGTGGCGGACCATCATGATCTTGCCATGATGTTCACCTCGGGTACGACCGGAAAGCCCAAACCGGTAATGCACACCCATTTTTCCATGAAAAACACGGCTGCCGGAAACGGCATGTCCTATTTTGTCGAAAAAAATGACAACTATCTCATTTTTCTGCCGCTGTTTCACAGCGGTACCATGTTTTTATGGGCGCCGTTTTACGCCACTGGGGCAACGGGCACCATACTTCGGGAATTCAACAATGCAAGATATATCTTCGATGCTCTGGCGGAAGAAAAATGCACTGACACCCTTTTTGTCGTACCGATAGCCATCATGGCACTGAATGCCATTGACGACGGCACCATCAACCTGGCTGACTATGATTTATCGGCCTGGCGTTACATGGAAATCGGTGCTCAGCCCGTGCCCTTCGACATTATGAAAAAGCTGGTTGAGACCCTGCCCTGCGGCGTATCAAACATTTACGGCATTACGGAAGGTGGCGGCGGAGGCCTGTTCAATCTCTATCCTGAAGATGTTTTAAAAAAACCCGGCTCCATTGGGAAACCGACCTATGGCGTGGAGGCAAAGATTATTGATTGGGACGGCAGTGAACTGCCCAGCGGTTCGGTCGGTGAGTTGCTCTTTTCAACAGAACGTATGATGAAAGAATATCATGGTAATCCGGAAATGACCGCCGCCACCATTCAAGACGGATGGCTCCGGACGGGCGATCTGTTGAAAACCGATGAAGAAGGTTTTTACTACATTGTTGACCGAATGAAGGATATGATAACCAGCGGCGGAGAAAACATTTTTCCGGTGGAAATCGAAGATGCGCTCATGGATCACCCTGATATAGAAGATGTGGCCTGTATCGGATATCCGGATGATCGCCTGGTTGAAATCGTACTGGCGGTGGTTCAACTCAAAGCGGGCAAAAAAATGACTGAAGCGGAACTTATCGAGTATGCCAAATCAAAAATAGCGACTTACAAAGCGCCTCGCAAGGTTATTTTTGACGAAATTCCACGCAGCGCGACCGGAAAAGTGATGAAGCCGGTGCTCAGAGAAAAATATACTGGAAGACGAGAAGCCTTTAAACAGCTCGCTTAA
- a CDS encoding class I adenylate-forming enzyme family protein produces the protein MAHWMNLGQHFKVNAKKYANKLVLKDQTRSFTYAETNRRVNRLAHCLMDLGLSKGDKVAVFMDNCIEIIEVYLATAKTGIIIVPINFRLVGREVEYIVNNSDAKAMIVEAQFAEIIDPIKKNLEKIAPQNYVIVGGESAGYLEYERFISGRPDKEPDVSVKPEDTWILIYTSGTTGKPKGVIRSHESHIAYYLINGLEMGFNDRDYCLNIMPLCHINSTFYTFIFLYLGGSVYVHPALSFKAPELLKIVEEEKITFISLIPTHYNLILNVDEGNRRRDVSSIRKLLCSSAPVRQKMKRAIMTFFPNAELYEGYGSTEAGCVTVLKPEDQISRAGSIGQETLGTDFVKILDFEGNEVATGEVGEIFSRGPMLFDEYYKLPEKTLESFKNGWFSAGDLGRKDEDGYYYIVDRKNNMIITGGENVYPSEVEEVVGSHECVFDCACIGLPDEKWGEKIVAVVALKDGVDEKDINEKDIQDCCRVKLASYKRPKEIIFIKSDEMPRTPTGKILHRKLKDRYLA, from the coding sequence ATGGCGCACTGGATGAATCTGGGACAGCATTTTAAGGTTAATGCAAAGAAGTATGCCAACAAATTGGTGTTGAAAGACCAAACACGCAGCTTTACCTATGCGGAAACCAATCGGCGTGTAAACCGACTGGCCCATTGTCTTATGGATCTCGGCCTGTCAAAGGGCGACAAAGTGGCCGTGTTTATGGACAACTGCATCGAAATAATCGAAGTCTACCTGGCCACGGCCAAAACCGGCATCATCATTGTCCCGATCAATTTTCGGCTGGTGGGCCGGGAGGTGGAATATATCGTAAACAACTCCGATGCCAAGGCCATGATTGTGGAAGCACAATTCGCTGAGATCATCGACCCGATTAAAAAAAATCTCGAGAAGATTGCACCGCAGAACTATGTGATTGTGGGCGGTGAAAGCGCCGGCTATCTGGAATACGAAAGGTTCATCTCAGGCCGTCCGGATAAAGAGCCGGATGTAAGCGTCAAGCCGGAGGACACGTGGATATTGATCTATACGTCCGGCACCACCGGCAAGCCCAAGGGGGTGATTCGCTCCCATGAATCTCACATCGCCTATTATTTGATCAACGGCTTGGAGATGGGGTTCAACGACCGCGATTATTGTTTGAACATCATGCCCCTTTGCCACATCAACTCTACCTTCTATACCTTTATCTTCCTTTATCTGGGCGGCTCTGTCTACGTTCACCCGGCCCTCTCCTTCAAGGCACCGGAACTGCTCAAGATTGTTGAAGAGGAAAAGATTACCTTTATTTCGCTCATACCGACCCATTACAACCTGATTTTAAATGTGGACGAGGGCAACCGCAGGAGAGATGTCAGCTCTATTCGAAAACTGCTCTGCTCCTCAGCGCCTGTTCGACAAAAGATGAAACGGGCTATCATGACCTTTTTCCCCAACGCCGAACTATATGAAGGATATGGCTCTACGGAAGCCGGATGTGTCACCGTGCTCAAGCCCGAGGATCAGATATCCAGAGCCGGTTCCATCGGTCAGGAAACCCTGGGCACCGATTTCGTAAAAATTTTGGATTTTGAAGGCAATGAAGTTGCCACCGGTGAGGTGGGAGAAATTTTTTCCCGGGGCCCCATGCTTTTTGACGAATACTATAAATTACCTGAGAAAACCCTCGAGTCGTTCAAAAACGGCTGGTTCTCCGCCGGGGATTTGGGCAGGAAGGACGAAGACGGATATTATTACATTGTAGACAGAAAAAACAACATGATCATTACCGGTGGGGAAAATGTCTACCCCAGCGAAGTGGAAGAGGTCGTGGGCAGCCATGAATGTGTATTCGACTGTGCCTGCATTGGTCTGCCGGATGAAAAGTGGGGAGAAAAAATCGTGGCCGTCGTAGCCCTCAAAGACGGTGTAGACGAAAAAGACATCAACGAGAAAGACATTCAAGACTGCTGTCGGGTAAAGCTCGCCAGCTATAAACGTCCTAAAGAGATAATCTTTATCAAAAGCGATGAAATGCCTCGAACGCCAACGGGTAAAATCCTGCATCGAAAACTTAAGGATCGGTATTTGGCATAA